The following is a genomic window from Deltaproteobacteria bacterium.
CTCCCCGGCGAGGACCCCGAACAGGTGGCGGCGCAGGTGCGGGAGATGCTGCGCGATCTCGACGTCTACGTGGTGACGCTCTTCTCCGAGAAGCCGTCCGGCTCGCCCCGGGGGCCGCTCTACGACGCGATGGCGGACGCCGTCCGCACCGTTCATCCCGATGCCGTAGTGCTTCCTTACCTGTCCACCGGGTTCACCGACTCCCGCTTCTTCCGGGCGGCCGGGGTGGAAACATACGGGCTGATGCCGCTGCTGCTCGAGCGGGGCGACATGGGCCGGATCCACGGCGTGGACGAAAAGATCCCGGTGGACGGAATCGCGGAAATGACCACGATCATCGGGGCGCTGATCAATAGGTGGAACACCGCCGGGGGCGCGGGGTAGATGCCCGCGAAACCGGACCTGATCTCGTATCTCGACTCCCAGGCTCCGCAGTCCGACCGCTGGAAGGCCAAGAACCGGTACTACTACGAATCGATCGAGAAGATTCTTCGATTCCACGTGCCGCCGGGCTCCTCCGTGCTCGAAATCGGGTGCGGGACCGGCGATCTGTTGCATGCGCTCGCACCGATGCGCGGGGTTGGTGTGGACGTAAGCCCGAAGACGGTTGAGATCGCCCGCGCGAAGTATCCGGATCTCTCCTTCCTTGAAGGTGACGCAGAGGACCTGCCGGTCGATGAAACGTTCGATTACGTCATCCTCTCGGACACCATCGGATACATCGAAGACGTCCAGCGTGCCTTCGAGGAACTCCGCAAGGTGTGCCATCTTCGTACTCGCGTGATCGTCACGTACTTCAATTATTTTTGGGAGCCGTTGCTTAAACTCGGGGAACAGCTCGGATTGAAACGGCCGCAGCCGGACCTTAACTGGCTGGCCCTGGGGGACATACAGAACCTGTTTTCCCTCACCGGCTTCCAGACGATTCACAAGGGGTACAGACTGCTGCTTCCAGTCAGGATTCCCCTTCTTTCCCCGCTCTGCAACCGCGTTCTTTCGAACCTGCCGATTTTGAGAAAACTCTGCCTGATGGAGTTGATCGTCGCCCGTCCGGTTCCCGAGCCGGTTGCGGAAGATTCTCTTACCTGCTCCATTATCATCCCGGCACGCAATGAGCGGGGAAATATCGAGCAGGCGGTGGCGAGAACGCCGGCGATGGGACGGCACACCGAACTGATCTTCGTGGAGGGAAATTCCGCCGACGGCACGGCAGAGGAAATAGAGCGGGTAATCTCCTCGAATCCCGGCAAGGACATCAAGCTCATACGGCAGGGAAACGGCACAGGTAAAGGAGACGCGGTCAGGAAAGGCTTCTCCGCCGCATCGGGAGACGTCCTCATGATATTGGACGCAGACCTCACCGTGCCCCCGGAAGACCTTCCGAAATTCTTCCGGGCGCTGGCGTCCGGCCACGGCGAATTCATCAACGGATCCCGCCTCGTCTACGCGATGGAAAAGCAGGCCATGCGGTCACTGAACACCCTGGGAAACAAATTTTTCAGCATGGCGTTCACCTGGCTTCTCGATCAGCCGTTCAAGGACACGCTTTGCGGGACCAAGGCGCTCTTCCGGAAGGATTACGAACGGATCGCGGCCGAGAGGAGCTACTTCGGCGAGTTCGACCCGTTCGGGGATTTCGACCTGATCTTCGGCGCGGCAAAGCTCGACCTGAAAATCGTCGAAGTGCCGATCAGGTACCGCGAGCGGACGTACGGTACAACGCAGATTTCCCGTTTCCGCCACGGATGGCTGCTCTTGCGGATGTGCCTGTTCGCGCTCCGGCGTATCAAGTTCGTATAAAGGATCAGGCGTAAACCGTGACCGGAATGATGTCCCGACGGGCGGATCGCGAAATCGCACACGGGAAAAAGCTCTCTCAAGTGGATCCGGAATCCGTCTGGGGGTGGAAGACACCCGCCGGCCAGGTCCGCGCCGGGAGGAGGGCGGAACGAATCGCTACCGGCGCAAATCTGGGGCCGGGAGTGCTGGCGCTGGAGGTCGGGTGCGGCACGGGACTGTTCACGGAAATGTTCGCGCGGACCGGGTCCCGGATCGTTGCCGTCGACATATCCTCCGATCTCCTTGAAATGGCCGTCGCCCGGAACCTTCCGCCCGACAGGGTTCGATTCGAGAGAAAGCAGTTCGAGGAGTGCGACGTGGACGGCCCGTTCGACGCGGTCATAGGATCTTCCGTCCTGCATCATCTGGATCTCGAAAAAGCACTTTTCCGGATCTTCGAACTGCTCAAACCCGGGGGGATCATGAGTTTCGCCGAGCCCAACATGCTCAACCCACAGATCGTCATCGAGCGGAAATTCACTTTCATGCGGAAGTGGTTTCCGCAAGTTTCCCCGGACGAAACGGCC
Proteins encoded in this region:
- a CDS encoding M20/M25/M40 family metallo-hydrolase; translated protein: LPGEDPEQVAAQVREMLRDLDVYVVTLFSEKPSGSPRGPLYDAMADAVRTVHPDAVVLPYLSTGFTDSRFFRAAGVETYGLMPLLLERGDMGRIHGVDEKIPVDGIAEMTTIIGALINRWNTAGGAG
- a CDS encoding glycosyltransferase produces the protein MPAKPDLISYLDSQAPQSDRWKAKNRYYYESIEKILRFHVPPGSSVLEIGCGTGDLLHALAPMRGVGVDVSPKTVEIARAKYPDLSFLEGDAEDLPVDETFDYVILSDTIGYIEDVQRAFEELRKVCHLRTRVIVTYFNYFWEPLLKLGEQLGLKRPQPDLNWLALGDIQNLFSLTGFQTIHKGYRLLLPVRIPLLSPLCNRVLSNLPILRKLCLMELIVARPVPEPVAEDSLTCSIIIPARNERGNIEQAVARTPAMGRHTELIFVEGNSADGTAEEIERVISSNPGKDIKLIRQGNGTGKGDAVRKGFSAASGDVLMILDADLTVPPEDLPKFFRALASGHGEFINGSRLVYAMEKQAMRSLNTLGNKFFSMAFTWLLDQPFKDTLCGTKALFRKDYERIAAERSYFGEFDPFGDFDLIFGAAKLDLKIVEVPIRYRERTYGTTQISRFRHGWLLLRMCLFALRRIKFV
- a CDS encoding methyltransferase domain-containing protein, with the translated sequence MTGMMSRRADREIAHGKKLSQVDPESVWGWKTPAGQVRAGRRAERIATGANLGPGVLALEVGCGTGLFTEMFARTGSRIVAVDISSDLLEMAVARNLPPDRVRFERKQFEECDVDGPFDAVIGSSVLHHLDLEKALFRIFELLKPGGIMSFAEPNMLNPQIVIERKFTFMRKWFPQVSPDETAFLRWRLRSRLGKAGFDMIEITPFDWLHPHTPERLIGLVGATGRMLEKIPLLREFAGSLYIRCRRPS